In a single window of the Bradyrhizobium erythrophlei genome:
- a CDS encoding MaoC family dehydratase yields MPIKYDELMALKNFGQKYAYGDREVMLYAYGIGMGADPMDEKELAFVNEAVATPRALKVVPTFASVAAWGAGPGEMNLNRVMVVDGERDITFHRPLATAAHITADSSVLAVFDKGKDKGAVIRHKTVLRDEKGDELATLVASRFARGDGGFGGPSEGQPEPHTVPSRAPDKSIDIPTRPDQALVYRLCGDRNPLHSDPEFAKRAGFPRPILHGMCTYGISCRGILQTYADYDPSAFRQHVARFSSPVYPGETVTMDLWKDGHVISFEARVKARNVAVIKSGKTVLG; encoded by the coding sequence ATGCCGATCAAGTACGATGAGTTGATGGCGCTGAAAAATTTCGGCCAGAAATACGCCTATGGCGATCGCGAGGTGATGCTCTACGCCTATGGCATCGGCATGGGCGCCGACCCCATGGACGAGAAGGAACTCGCATTCGTCAATGAAGCCGTCGCCACGCCGCGCGCGCTGAAGGTGGTTCCAACCTTCGCCTCGGTCGCGGCATGGGGAGCCGGGCCCGGCGAAATGAATCTCAATCGCGTGATGGTAGTCGACGGCGAGCGCGACATCACCTTCCATAGGCCTCTCGCGACCGCCGCGCATATCACCGCCGATTCCAGCGTGCTCGCCGTGTTCGACAAGGGCAAGGACAAGGGCGCCGTGATCCGGCACAAGACGGTGTTGCGGGACGAAAAGGGCGACGAACTGGCGACACTGGTCGCTTCGCGTTTTGCGCGCGGCGACGGCGGTTTCGGCGGACCGTCGGAAGGCCAGCCCGAACCGCACACAGTGCCGAGCCGCGCGCCGGACAAATCGATCGATATCCCCACGCGTCCCGATCAGGCGCTGGTCTATCGGCTGTGCGGCGACCGCAATCCGCTGCACTCGGATCCCGAATTCGCCAAACGCGCCGGGTTTCCGCGGCCGATCCTGCACGGCATGTGCACCTACGGCATCAGCTGCCGCGGCATTCTGCAGACCTATGCCGATTACGATCCCTCCGCCTTCCGGCAGCACGTCGCGCGATTTTCCTCGCCGGTCTATCCCGGCGAGACCGTAACGATGGATTTGTGGAAGGACGGCCATGTGATTTCGTTCGAAGCCAGAGTGAAGGCGCGCAACGTCGCGGTCATCAAGAGCGGGAAGACAGTGCTGGGGTAA
- a CDS encoding Zn-ribbon domain-containing OB-fold protein: MDSTVKYPAPQGNPETKPFWDATVEGKFLIKRCTACGEAHYFPRSICPFCFSDKTVWEESSGEGEIYTFSLMRKSASGPYAIGYVTLREGPSLLTNFVDCDMTKLRIGQKVKVVFKTTDGAPLPFFTPV; encoded by the coding sequence ATGGACTCGACCGTGAAATATCCGGCCCCGCAAGGCAACCCGGAAACAAAACCGTTCTGGGACGCGACCGTCGAGGGCAAATTCCTGATCAAACGCTGCACCGCCTGCGGCGAGGCGCATTACTTTCCGCGCTCGATCTGCCCGTTCTGCTTCTCCGACAAGACGGTGTGGGAGGAAAGCTCGGGGGAGGGCGAGATCTATACGTTCAGCCTGATGCGCAAGTCCGCCTCAGGTCCTTACGCGATCGGCTATGTCACGCTCAGGGAAGGCCCGTCGCTGCTGACCAATTTCGTCGACTGCGACATGACCAAGCTGAGGATCGGCCAGAAGGTAAAAGTGGTATTCAAGACCACCGACGGCGCGCCGCTACCGTTCTTTACGCCGGTGTGA
- a CDS encoding thiolase domain-containing protein yields MSIKGKAYLAGIYEHPTRHAPDKSTAQLHAEVAKGALEDAGLTKADIDGYFCAGDAPGGVMAMADYLGLKVRHFDSTDTGGCSYLVHLGHAAEAIAAGKCSVALITLAGKPRTGAMPPRATGPELDFEAAYGATTHNIYGMCAMRHMHEFGTTSEQLAWIKVAASHHAQYNPHAMLKEVVTVEDVLNSPMISDPLHRMDCCVVTDGGGALIVTSEAIARSLRKPLVRMIGHGEALKGPRGGKDLNLTYSAGVWSGPRAFEEAGVTPKDIKYASIYDSFTITVLMQLEDLGFCKKGEGGKFVADGNLISGVGKLPFNTDGGGLCNNHPVNRGGMTKIIEAVRQLRGEAHPKVQVPNCDLAIAHGTGGLLGVRHAASTCILERV; encoded by the coding sequence TTGAGCATCAAGGGCAAGGCCTATCTCGCGGGGATCTACGAGCATCCGACCCGGCATGCACCCGACAAATCCACCGCCCAGCTTCATGCCGAGGTCGCCAAGGGCGCGCTGGAAGATGCGGGGCTGACCAAGGCCGATATCGACGGTTATTTCTGCGCCGGCGATGCCCCGGGCGGGGTGATGGCGATGGCCGATTACCTCGGCCTCAAGGTCCGACATTTCGATTCCACCGATACCGGCGGCTGCTCCTATCTGGTTCATCTCGGCCATGCCGCGGAGGCGATCGCCGCCGGCAAATGTTCCGTCGCGCTGATCACGCTGGCCGGCAAGCCGCGCACCGGCGCCATGCCGCCGCGCGCCACCGGTCCCGAGCTCGATTTCGAGGCCGCCTACGGCGCCACCACGCATAACATTTACGGCATGTGCGCCATGCGTCACATGCATGAGTTCGGCACCACCAGCGAGCAGCTGGCCTGGATCAAGGTCGCAGCCTCCCATCACGCGCAATACAATCCGCATGCGATGCTGAAGGAGGTCGTCACTGTTGAGGACGTGCTCAACTCGCCGATGATTTCAGATCCGCTGCACCGGATGGATTGCTGCGTCGTCACCGACGGCGGCGGCGCGCTGATCGTGACGTCGGAAGCGATTGCGCGCAGCCTGAGGAAGCCGCTGGTGCGGATGATCGGCCACGGCGAGGCGCTGAAGGGACCGCGCGGCGGCAAGGATCTCAATCTGACCTATTCGGCCGGTGTGTGGTCGGGCCCGCGGGCCTTCGAAGAGGCCGGCGTGACGCCGAAGGACATCAAATACGCCTCGATCTACGACAGCTTCACCATCACGGTGCTGATGCAGCTTGAGGATCTCGGCTTCTGCAAGAAGGGGGAGGGCGGCAAGTTCGTCGCCGACGGCAACCTGATTTCCGGCGTCGGCAAGCTGCCGTTCAACACCGACGGCGGTGGCCTCTGCAACAACCACCCCGTCAACCGCGGCGGCATGACCAAGATCATCGAAGCGGTGCGGCAGCTGCGGGGAGAAGCCCATCCCAAGGTGCAGGTGCCGAATTGCGATCTGGCCATCGCCCATGGCACCGGCGGCCTGCTCGGCGTCCGCCACGCCGCATCGACCTGCATCCTGGAGCGCGTGTGA
- a CDS encoding flagellar basal body rod protein FlgC codes for MSSISTIALSGMNAAARRLEVSASNVANVMSTGALPNADGTVPAGAPRAYAPLELLQTASAGGGTQTTVTTTTPSTTAVSDPQAPFANQNGLVAAPNVDLSQEVVGQIIASYSFAANATVMKADDRMTKALLNITA; via the coding sequence ATGAGCAGCATCTCGACAATCGCACTGTCCGGCATGAACGCGGCGGCCCGCCGCCTCGAGGTCTCCGCCTCGAACGTCGCCAATGTCATGAGCACGGGCGCGCTTCCCAACGCCGATGGCACGGTGCCGGCGGGGGCGCCACGGGCCTATGCACCGCTTGAGCTTCTCCAGACCGCGAGCGCCGGCGGGGGCACACAGACGACTGTCACGACGACCACGCCGTCCACGACCGCGGTCTCCGATCCGCAGGCCCCCTTCGCCAACCAGAACGGCCTCGTGGCCGCGCCCAATGTCGACCTCTCCCAGGAGGTGGTCGGCCAGATCATCGCAAGCTACAGTTTTGCCGCCAATGCAACGGTGATGAAGGCAGATGACCGAATGACCAAGGCGCTGCTCAATATCACGGCGTGA
- a CDS encoding DoxX family protein has translation MTNVFPVVARSGSVPARIIHRVIAALGRIPDWFIALAARFFPAAVFWQSGETKVAGWHLKPSAISLFENEYQLPLIDPTIAAYVSAFSEHFFPILLVIGLATRFSALALLCMTVVIEIFVYPGAWPTHGVWATCLLVVIARGPGWLSLDHLIARKYQ, from the coding sequence ATGACCAACGTGTTCCCGGTTGTAGCGCGCTCCGGATCGGTTCCGGCACGGATCATTCACCGGGTGATCGCCGCGTTGGGTCGCATCCCCGATTGGTTCATCGCGCTTGCGGCTCGCTTTTTTCCGGCCGCGGTATTCTGGCAGTCCGGTGAGACAAAGGTTGCAGGCTGGCACCTCAAGCCCAGCGCTATCTCGCTCTTCGAGAATGAATATCAGCTTCCGCTGATCGATCCTACGATTGCCGCCTACGTGTCGGCCTTTTCCGAGCATTTTTTCCCGATCCTGCTTGTTATCGGGCTCGCAACGCGATTTTCGGCGTTGGCGCTGCTTTGCATGACAGTGGTGATCGAGATTTTCGTCTATCCCGGCGCCTGGCCAACCCATGGAGTGTGGGCCACTTGTTTGCTTGTCGTGATCGCGCGGGGCCCGGGTTGGCTATCGCTCGATCATTTGATCGCGCGTAAATACCAGTAA
- a CDS encoding DNA-binding domain-containing protein, giving the protein MRVGSKRGAMLARFETSFADALLNADRPVPFGITAHNAAVPTRRFAVYRNNVVVGLGKALKSRFPMVEKIVGEEFFAAMALVFMKEQPPRSPQLATYGDVFPAFIAAFEPARELPYLADVARLEAARTRSYHAADATPVGAGHFAALNTHAVGGIRVGMHPSTEIVRSPYPIVTIWAMSSGEQELAPIENWRGEDALVSRPYLEVEVRALPPGGAAFLLALAAGWPLGEAAEAALADDPNFDLTGNLAGLIGSGLVRDIVVPEPKKY; this is encoded by the coding sequence ATGCGCGTCGGCAGCAAGAGAGGGGCCATGCTCGCACGGTTCGAGACATCCTTTGCGGATGCGCTGCTAAACGCCGATCGACCGGTTCCTTTCGGCATAACCGCTCATAATGCAGCAGTTCCTACGCGGCGCTTTGCCGTGTATCGCAACAATGTGGTGGTGGGCTTGGGGAAAGCGCTCAAGAGCCGTTTCCCCATGGTCGAGAAGATCGTAGGTGAAGAATTCTTTGCAGCGATGGCGCTGGTCTTCATGAAGGAGCAGCCGCCGCGCTCGCCTCAACTCGCAACTTATGGCGACGTATTTCCCGCTTTCATCGCCGCGTTCGAACCGGCGCGTGAACTACCCTATCTTGCAGACGTGGCGCGGCTCGAGGCCGCGCGCACACGCTCCTATCATGCGGCCGACGCCACGCCCGTCGGCGCGGGCCACTTTGCGGCGCTCAATACCCATGCTGTCGGGGGTATCCGCGTCGGTATGCACCCCTCGACCGAAATCGTTCGCTCCCCATATCCGATCGTCACGATCTGGGCGATGAGCAGCGGCGAGCAGGAGCTTGCGCCAATCGAGAATTGGCGCGGCGAGGACGCGCTCGTCTCTCGCCCGTATCTCGAAGTAGAAGTCCGCGCGCTGCCGCCGGGTGGCGCAGCATTCCTGCTCGCGCTCGCCGCAGGCTGGCCGCTCGGCGAGGCGGCCGAAGCTGCCCTTGCCGACGATCCGAATTTCGACCTGACCGGCAACCTCGCAGGGCTCATCGGCTCGGGCCTTGTGCGGGATATCGTTGTTCCGGAGCCGAAGAAGTACTGA
- a CDS encoding DUF692 domain-containing protein, translated as MSIVPNLPACTGVGFKPAHFRDILAAPQPLGFFEVHAENYMGAGGPPHAQLGALRERYALSVHGVGLSIGSMEPLNRDHLMRLKLLCERYAPESFSEHLAWSSHNDVYLNDLLPLPYTQQTLARVAEHIDEVQTALGREMLLENPSTYIRFSESTIPEVDFLTEVSKRTGCGLLLDINNVFVSAKNHGTQPLTYLDSFPFDQVKEIHLGGHDEEVDDVGAPLLIDTHASPIAEAVWTLYAHVIARAGALPTLIEWDNDVPDWPTLRAEAVTAQDILSDASCASAAREGPCSHGSRHPLRMRC; from the coding sequence ATGTCCATCGTTCCGAATCTACCCGCCTGTACCGGCGTCGGCTTCAAGCCCGCGCATTTTCGTGACATCCTGGCCGCTCCGCAGCCGCTCGGATTCTTCGAGGTACACGCGGAGAACTACATGGGCGCCGGTGGACCACCGCACGCGCAGCTCGGCGCATTGCGCGAACGCTATGCGTTGTCGGTGCATGGCGTCGGACTTTCGATTGGCTCGATGGAGCCGCTCAATCGCGACCATCTCATGCGGCTCAAATTGCTGTGCGAACGTTACGCGCCGGAGAGTTTCTCGGAGCATCTCGCCTGGTCGTCGCATAACGATGTCTACTTAAATGACCTTCTGCCGCTTCCCTATACGCAGCAGACGCTGGCGCGGGTCGCCGAGCATATCGACGAGGTGCAGACGGCGCTCGGACGCGAGATGCTGCTAGAAAATCCATCTACCTACATTCGTTTTTCCGAAAGCACGATCCCGGAGGTCGACTTCCTCACCGAGGTATCGAAGCGAACCGGATGCGGATTGCTGCTCGACATCAACAACGTCTTCGTGTCGGCGAAAAACCACGGTACGCAGCCTCTAACATATCTGGACTCGTTTCCGTTCGATCAGGTGAAGGAAATCCATCTCGGCGGGCATGACGAGGAAGTGGACGACGTCGGTGCCCCGCTGTTGATCGACACTCACGCATCCCCGATTGCGGAAGCGGTCTGGACGCTCTACGCGCATGTCATCGCCCGCGCCGGCGCGCTTCCGACCTTGATCGAGTGGGATAACGACGTTCCCGATTGGCCGACGCTGCGCGCAGAAGCGGTCACGGCGCAGGATATTCTTTCTGATGCTTCATGCGCGTCGGCAGCAAGAGAGGGGCCATGCTCGCACGGTTCGAGACATCCTTTGCGGATGCGCTGCTAA
- a CDS encoding DUF2282 domain-containing protein — MNSKNVIANATIAGSFAAALTMIAAPAFAGPKPPQPTMDKCYGIAMKGDNDCAAGAGTTCAGTASADYQGNAWKYVAKGTCTTIKTPKGTGSLEPIKS; from the coding sequence ATGAATTCCAAGAACGTTATCGCCAACGCCACAATCGCCGGCTCCTTCGCCGCCGCGCTCACTATGATCGCTGCCCCGGCATTCGCAGGGCCGAAGCCGCCGCAACCCACCATGGACAAATGCTACGGCATCGCAATGAAGGGTGACAACGACTGCGCGGCTGGCGCCGGTACTACCTGCGCTGGCACCGCGAGTGCCGACTACCAGGGCAACGCCTGGAAGTATGTAGCGAAAGGGACTTGCACGACGATCAAGACACCGAAGGGCACGGGCTCGCTCGAGCCAATCAAATCCTGA
- a CDS encoding adenylate/guanylate cyclase domain-containing protein, with product MRIGIRLAISGLVLTSIMVSAIGVHILWWRTAEANSHALADTINGQIVSTVEKELTTITTEARAAHTAIRTLFVQHVLETREADKREFVFLSQLQSQPNISWVAFGWPDGAFFAAHKLGDLGLEMMEIAPVDGAIKRRIDQYGVVVGDIQFEKRRFENTDYVVTDQEWYRSGMQTDEPRWFNVLLHPVGSRPSIAYAGPVDVYQKRQGVLAIIIEYTRFAQFLSHLSVGKSGAAFILGRDGTTIAAPDPDADEVNMQRSDQPLLPIAQGAMKQAGSSYESDKKIASQVRLVAAGNAYAVSLTPLAFPGWTLATVIPEAEFLGPIERTIRQLLIGLAILIVAAGIVSAWLARRVIATPLIMVVDEVKHVARFDLEKVRRHASRLIEIENLSNAIADMAGGLAAFRKYIPADLVKTLVSEGIEPSPGGSIQNLTVLFADIAGFTGLSERLGDQIIPLLSSYLDTMSREVSSHGGTIDKFIGDAVMAFWGAPTANADHAIDACRAALACQRALRASELTDDSGRSLRVRIGINSGDMLVGNIGSEFRLNYTVIGDAVNVASRLEGANKEYGTEIIIGEETRRLAGDNIQVRELDRLMVYGRAGGISIYELLDMAERGAMPPAWVALYEAGLAAYRTRNFAAAGSLFQQVLEARPSDQPARIVLGRCSQYLKSPPGEDWEATNAMKAK from the coding sequence ATGCGAATTGGCATTCGCCTCGCAATTTCCGGTCTCGTCCTCACATCGATCATGGTGAGCGCAATCGGCGTCCACATCCTGTGGTGGCGGACAGCGGAAGCGAACAGCCACGCGCTTGCAGACACCATCAACGGGCAGATCGTTTCTACGGTCGAAAAGGAACTCACCACCATCACCACCGAAGCGCGCGCGGCGCATACCGCGATCCGGACGTTATTTGTTCAGCACGTCCTTGAGACACGCGAAGCGGACAAACGCGAGTTCGTATTTCTATCGCAACTACAGTCGCAGCCAAACATATCGTGGGTCGCGTTCGGCTGGCCGGACGGAGCATTTTTTGCCGCGCATAAGCTCGGTGATCTGGGACTGGAAATGATGGAAATCGCGCCCGTCGACGGCGCGATCAAACGCCGGATCGACCAATATGGGGTTGTGGTCGGAGACATCCAATTCGAGAAACGCCGATTCGAAAATACAGATTACGTCGTCACCGATCAGGAATGGTACCGGAGCGGAATGCAAACTGACGAACCGCGCTGGTTCAATGTATTGCTTCACCCGGTGGGATCGCGTCCGTCGATCGCATATGCCGGTCCGGTCGACGTGTACCAGAAACGCCAGGGCGTTCTCGCAATTATTATCGAATATACGCGGTTCGCTCAGTTTCTCTCACACCTCTCGGTCGGAAAATCCGGCGCGGCGTTCATCCTGGGGCGCGATGGGACGACCATCGCCGCACCGGATCCGGATGCCGACGAGGTCAATATGCAGCGGTCGGATCAGCCGTTATTGCCGATCGCGCAAGGCGCGATGAAACAGGCCGGGAGCTCTTACGAGAGCGACAAAAAGATTGCGAGCCAGGTGAGGCTGGTCGCCGCCGGAAATGCCTATGCGGTAAGTTTGACGCCGCTCGCCTTTCCCGGATGGACGCTTGCGACCGTCATTCCGGAAGCGGAGTTTCTCGGTCCGATTGAAAGGACGATACGACAATTGCTCATTGGGCTTGCAATTCTGATTGTTGCCGCCGGCATTGTTTCGGCGTGGCTTGCTCGACGCGTTATCGCCACGCCGTTGATCATGGTCGTCGACGAGGTCAAACACGTCGCGCGCTTCGATCTCGAAAAGGTGCGGCGGCACGCCTCGCGCCTGATTGAAATTGAAAATCTGTCGAATGCCATCGCCGACATGGCCGGCGGGCTTGCCGCATTTCGGAAATACATACCCGCGGATCTCGTGAAGACACTGGTCAGCGAGGGTATCGAACCAAGTCCCGGCGGCTCGATCCAAAACCTGACGGTTTTGTTCGCGGATATTGCCGGCTTTACCGGGCTGTCTGAACGGCTGGGCGATCAGATCATCCCGCTCCTTTCCAGCTATCTCGATACCATGTCGCGCGAGGTCAGCAGTCACGGCGGCACGATCGATAAATTCATCGGCGATGCGGTGATGGCGTTCTGGGGCGCACCCACGGCAAATGCCGATCACGCTATCGACGCCTGCCGAGCGGCGCTCGCTTGCCAGCGTGCCCTTCGGGCGTCGGAACTGACCGATGACAGCGGCCGGTCGCTCAGAGTGCGCATCGGCATCAATTCCGGCGACATGCTTGTCGGCAATATCGGATCGGAATTCCGACTTAATTACACGGTGATCGGCGATGCTGTAAATGTCGCGAGCCGGCTTGAAGGCGCGAACAAGGAATATGGCACCGAAATCATCATCGGAGAGGAAACGCGCCGCCTTGCCGGCGATAACATACAGGTACGCGAACTGGACCGGCTGATGGTCTATGGACGGGCGGGCGGAATTTCAATTTACGAACTGCTTGATATGGCCGAACGCGGAGCCATGCCTCCAGCTTGGGTGGCGCTGTACGAAGCCGGCCTGGCCGCCTATCGCACGCGCAATTTCGCCGCTGCCGGAAGCCTGTTCCAGCAGGTTCTGGAGGCGCGGCCGTCAGACCAACCCGCGCGCATTGTGCTCGGACGATGCAGCCAGTATCTCAAATCGCCGCCGGGAGAGGATTGGGAAGCGACGAATGCAATGAAAGCCAAGTAG
- a CDS encoding nuclear transport factor 2 family protein, translating to MSQHACKNRVPPSVGVDVSAIETLLNRNLPEVFGEGDPARRRSAIQELYTEDCVLYAPPGTFVGHDALDKFAGDLRATHPHYVYTPHGSPQVLHNSGRLAWGSGPKGETAAYTGVDFIIARDGKIAALYVYLDSPPT from the coding sequence ATGAGCCAGCATGCCTGCAAGAATAGGGTCCCGCCATCGGTGGGCGTAGATGTGAGTGCTATCGAGACGCTGCTCAACCGCAATCTTCCGGAAGTATTCGGTGAAGGCGATCCGGCCCGCCGAAGGAGCGCAATTCAGGAACTTTATACCGAGGACTGTGTGCTGTACGCGCCGCCCGGCACTTTCGTCGGTCACGACGCACTGGACAAGTTCGCCGGCGATCTCCGAGCGACGCATCCACACTATGTTTATACGCCCCATGGCTCGCCGCAGGTTCTGCACAATTCGGGACGCCTGGCGTGGGGCTCGGGGCCGAAAGGCGAAACGGCCGCGTACACCGGTGTGGATTTCATCATCGCACGGGACGGCAAGATCGCGGCTCTTTATGTTTACCTCGACTCGCCGCCCACATAA
- a CDS encoding protein-S-isoprenylcysteine O-methyltransferase, with protein sequence MTPAISKFVFVVLAVGWYLIRYEHARHSRRETIVRSARGPRETVLLLISLTGLGIVPFTYIVTGIPHFAAYTFHPLQAWLGTFCAAASLVMFRLTHRALGRNWSVSLDVRKGHQLITDGIYRKIRHPMYSAFWLWAIGQALLLPNWVAGFAGIVGFGSLFFGRIAEEERMMLEAFGDRYLEYMARTHRVIPRIF encoded by the coding sequence ATGACCCCGGCGATATCGAAATTCGTATTCGTTGTGCTCGCCGTCGGCTGGTATCTCATCCGCTACGAACATGCGCGGCATTCTCGTCGCGAAACAATTGTACGCAGCGCCCGAGGTCCTCGTGAGACCGTGTTGTTGCTCATTTCGCTTACCGGCCTGGGTATCGTTCCCTTCACTTACATTGTGACGGGCATCCCTCATTTCGCAGCCTATACCTTTCATCCTTTACAAGCCTGGCTTGGCACTTTTTGCGCAGCTGCGTCGCTGGTCATGTTTCGACTGACGCATCGAGCCCTCGGGCGCAACTGGTCGGTAAGCCTCGATGTGCGTAAGGGACATCAATTGATCACCGACGGGATCTACCGAAAAATTCGACACCCGATGTATTCCGCCTTCTGGCTTTGGGCTATTGGCCAGGCGCTATTGCTGCCAAATTGGGTGGCGGGATTCGCTGGAATTGTCGGTTTTGGGTCTCTCTTTTTTGGACGGATTGCTGAAGAAGAACGAATGATGCTGGAGGCCTTTGGAGACCGCTATCTCGAATATATGGCGCGCACCCACCGCGTCATCCCGCGAATATTTTAA